One genomic segment of Actinoplanes ianthinogenes includes these proteins:
- a CDS encoding TetR family transcriptional regulator, with protein MTATPSLRERKKAKTRAAIRDHAMRLFEEQGYASTTVDQIAEAAEVSPSTFFRYFPAKEDVILIDDYDPMLLAAVRAQPPEVPPIEAIRRAMREVFTGLTPEAWESERRRQKLFSEVPELRARAMNQMADAIDLIAGAIAERCGLPAGDIRVRAMSGAIAGLVLAILPPGRMLGQATLDYSDFDHLIEGLDLLQKGLPLG; from the coding sequence ATGACAGCGACCCCCAGCCTGCGCGAACGCAAGAAGGCGAAGACCCGGGCCGCCATTCGCGACCACGCGATGCGGTTGTTCGAGGAGCAGGGGTACGCGTCGACCACCGTCGACCAGATCGCGGAGGCGGCCGAGGTCTCGCCGAGCACGTTCTTCCGCTACTTCCCGGCCAAGGAAGACGTCATCCTGATCGACGACTACGACCCGATGCTGCTCGCCGCGGTCCGTGCCCAGCCTCCGGAGGTCCCGCCGATCGAGGCCATCCGGCGCGCGATGCGCGAGGTGTTCACCGGCCTGACGCCGGAGGCGTGGGAGAGCGAGCGGCGCCGGCAGAAGCTCTTCTCCGAGGTGCCCGAGCTGCGGGCCCGCGCGATGAACCAGATGGCCGACGCCATCGACCTGATCGCCGGGGCGATCGCCGAGCGGTGCGGGCTGCCGGCCGGCGACATCCGGGTCCGGGCGATGAGCGGCGCGATCGCCGGGCTGGTGCTGGCGATCCTGCCGCCCGGGCGGATGCTCGGGCAGGCGACCCTCGACTACTCCGACTTCGATCATCTGATCGAGGGCCTCGACCTACTCCAGAAGGGTCTCCCGCTCGGCTAG
- the htpG gene encoding molecular chaperone HtpG, with product MTMETLEFQAEARQLLQLMVHSIYSNKDIFLRELISNASDALDKLRLAKLQDGLEADTSDLHIEIEADPEARTLTVRDNGIGMTREEVVALIGTIAKSGTAELLAKIKEASEKKGDAELIGQFGVGFYSTFMVADKVTLVTRKAGTEGHGTRWESAGEGTYTIDDEPDAPVGTTVTLHLRPKDEEDALYDYADEWRIKEIVKRYSDFISFPIRKGDETLNSQKALWARPRSEVTDDEYHQFYRHISHDWSDPLEIINMKAEGTFEYEALLFIPSRAPHDLFQRDARRGLQLYVKRVFIMDDSKELIPDYLRFVKGVVDAADLSLNISREILQQDRHIQMIRRRLVKKVLSTIKDLMSSNPEKYATFWREFGRAVKEGLLSEPDNHKPILEIASFGTTAQDEPTTLAAYVERMKEGQEEIYFLTGESRSQVVNSPHMEAFAEQGYEVLILTDPVDEIWVDAVPDFDGKKLRSIARGSVDLKKDEEEAEPEGDFAPLLGFLKEKLDEQVKEVRLSHRLTTSAACLVSDQDDITPALEKMYRAMGQEGPRVKRILELNPNHPLVAGLRSAYERGAEDPALPETAELLYGTALLAEGGDLEDPARFAKLLADRLARTV from the coding sequence GTGACGATGGAGACGTTGGAGTTCCAGGCCGAGGCGCGCCAGCTGCTACAGCTGATGGTCCACTCGATCTATTCGAACAAGGACATCTTCCTGCGTGAGCTGATCTCGAACGCGTCCGACGCGCTGGACAAGCTGCGCCTGGCCAAGCTTCAGGACGGCCTGGAGGCGGACACCTCCGACCTGCACATCGAGATCGAGGCGGACCCCGAGGCGCGGACGCTGACGGTCCGGGACAACGGGATCGGCATGACCCGCGAGGAGGTCGTGGCGCTGATCGGCACGATCGCCAAGTCTGGCACGGCCGAGCTGCTGGCGAAAATCAAGGAGGCGTCCGAGAAGAAGGGCGACGCCGAGCTGATCGGCCAGTTCGGGGTCGGGTTCTACTCGACGTTCATGGTCGCCGACAAGGTCACCCTGGTGACCCGCAAGGCCGGCACCGAGGGGCACGGCACGCGCTGGGAGTCCGCGGGCGAGGGCACGTACACGATCGACGACGAGCCGGACGCGCCGGTCGGGACGACGGTCACGCTGCACCTGCGGCCGAAGGACGAGGAGGACGCGCTCTACGACTACGCCGACGAGTGGCGGATCAAGGAGATCGTCAAGCGGTACTCGGACTTCATCTCGTTCCCGATCCGCAAGGGCGACGAGACGCTGAACTCGCAGAAAGCGCTCTGGGCCCGCCCGCGCAGCGAGGTCACCGACGACGAGTACCACCAGTTCTACCGGCACATCAGCCACGACTGGTCGGACCCGCTCGAGATCATCAACATGAAGGCGGAGGGCACCTTCGAGTACGAAGCTCTGCTCTTCATCCCGTCGCGCGCCCCGCACGACCTGTTCCAGCGGGACGCCCGGCGCGGCCTCCAGCTCTATGTCAAGCGCGTCTTCATCATGGACGACAGCAAAGAGCTGATCCCGGACTACCTGCGGTTCGTCAAGGGCGTCGTGGACGCGGCCGACCTGTCGCTGAACATCTCCCGCGAGATCCTCCAGCAGGACCGGCACATCCAGATGATCCGCCGGCGCCTGGTCAAGAAGGTCCTGTCCACGATCAAGGACCTGATGAGCAGCAACCCGGAGAAGTACGCGACGTTCTGGCGGGAGTTCGGCCGGGCGGTCAAGGAGGGCCTGCTCAGCGAGCCGGACAACCACAAGCCGATCCTGGAGATCGCGTCGTTCGGCACCACCGCCCAGGACGAGCCGACCACGCTCGCCGCGTACGTGGAGCGGATGAAGGAGGGCCAGGAGGAGATCTACTTCCTGACCGGCGAGTCCCGTTCCCAGGTGGTGAACTCGCCGCACATGGAGGCGTTCGCCGAGCAGGGCTACGAGGTGCTGATCCTCACCGACCCGGTCGACGAGATCTGGGTCGACGCGGTGCCGGACTTCGACGGCAAGAAGCTGCGCTCGATCGCCCGCGGCTCGGTCGACCTGAAGAAGGACGAGGAGGAGGCGGAGCCGGAGGGCGACTTCGCCCCGCTGCTCGGCTTCCTCAAGGAGAAGCTGGACGAGCAGGTCAAGGAGGTGCGCCTGTCGCACCGGCTGACCACCTCGGCCGCCTGCCTGGTCAGCGACCAGGACGACATCACCCCGGCGCTGGAGAAGATGTACCGGGCGATGGGCCAGGAGGGCCCGCGGGTGAAGCGGATCCTGGAGCTCAACCCGAACCACCCGCTGGTCGCGGGGCTGCGCTCGGCGTACGAGCGAGGCGCCGAGGACCCGGCCCTGCCGGAGACCGCCGAGCTCCTGTACGGCACCGCCCTGCTCGCCGAGGGCGGCGACCTGGAGGACCCGGCCCGCTTCGCCAAGCTCCTGGCCGACCGGCTGGCCCGCACCGTCTGA
- a CDS encoding NF041680 family putative transposase: protein MISVHDAAPTDAVGQLTAFRQEFHRCLSHRPDALFELVDALLCGDGPVISLPELSLTGEHRRGHGSLYAALSRGRIDVDRLRTALASVTVPRAADGRIVLAVDVTCWLRPEAHTSRQRVLCHTYGRGKDTHIMVPGWPYSLVTALETGRSSWTAPLDARRLAPGDDTATITAGQLRDVVERLIAAGHWQPGDPDIWIVADAGYDGPRLAFLLTDLPVQILVRMRSDRVLRRPAPARTPGTTGRPPRHGGEFLFGDPASWGEPDAATTTDTRLYGAATARAWHRLHPRLTHRTAWISQNGQLPIIEGTVIRLSVEQLPSGGNPKPVWLWWSHPTADSHEVNLAWQAFLRRFDIEHTFRMLKQTLGWTRPKLRDPEAADRWAWLVLAAYTQLRLARAAVSDLRRPWERPMPAERLTPARVRRGFRNLHSRTGSPTAAPKPSRPGPGRPPGRRNNQPATRHDVHIVTSPNTSPSDKTKRISSSPRPRRTG, encoded by the coding sequence TTGATCAGTGTGCACGACGCCGCTCCGACTGACGCGGTCGGGCAGCTGACCGCGTTTAGGCAGGAGTTCCACCGCTGCCTGAGCCACCGTCCGGATGCTTTGTTCGAGCTGGTGGACGCACTGTTGTGCGGGGACGGCCCGGTGATCTCGCTGCCCGAGCTGTCACTGACCGGTGAACATCGGCGGGGCCATGGTTCGCTGTACGCGGCCCTGAGCCGCGGCCGTATCGACGTCGACCGGCTACGGACCGCCTTGGCCTCGGTCACCGTCCCGAGAGCCGCTGACGGACGGATCGTCCTGGCCGTGGACGTGACCTGCTGGCTGCGACCCGAGGCCCACACCAGCCGGCAACGGGTGCTCTGCCACACCTACGGCCGCGGCAAGGACACCCACATCATGGTCCCGGGCTGGCCATACTCACTGGTCACCGCCCTGGAGACCGGCCGCAGCTCGTGGACCGCACCCCTGGACGCCCGCCGCCTGGCACCCGGCGACGACACTGCCACGATCACCGCCGGGCAACTCCGCGACGTGGTCGAACGGCTCATCGCCGCCGGACACTGGCAGCCCGGCGACCCCGACATCTGGATCGTCGCCGACGCCGGCTACGACGGACCCCGACTGGCGTTCCTGCTCACCGACCTGCCCGTGCAGATCCTGGTCAGGATGCGCTCCGACCGAGTCCTGCGCCGGCCTGCACCAGCCCGGACGCCAGGCACGACCGGCCGTCCGCCCCGCCACGGCGGCGAGTTCCTCTTCGGCGACCCTGCCAGCTGGGGCGAGCCCGACGCGGCTACCACGACCGACACCCGCCTCTACGGCGCCGCGACCGCCCGAGCCTGGCACCGGCTGCATCCGCGTCTGACTCACCGCACCGCCTGGATCAGCCAAAACGGGCAGCTACCGATCATCGAGGGCACCGTCATCAGACTGAGCGTCGAACAACTGCCGTCCGGCGGCAACCCGAAACCGGTCTGGCTCTGGTGGTCCCACCCCACCGCCGACAGCCACGAAGTCAACCTGGCCTGGCAGGCATTCCTCCGCAGGTTCGACATCGAGCACACCTTCCGCATGCTCAAACAGACCCTCGGCTGGACCCGCCCAAAACTACGCGACCCCGAGGCCGCCGACCGCTGGGCCTGGCTCGTGCTGGCGGCCTACACCCAACTGCGACTCGCCCGAGCAGCGGTCAGCGACCTACGCCGCCCCTGGGAACGACCCATGCCTGCCGAACGGCTCACGCCCGCCCGCGTCCGACGCGGGTTTCGGAACCTGCACAGCAGGACCGGCAGTCCTACTGCTGCACCGAAACCCTCCCGGCCAGGCCCCGGACGCCCACCCGGCCGCCGCAACAACCAGCCAGCCACCCGCCACGACGTCCACATCGTCACCAGCCCAAACACCAGCCCAAGCGACAAGACGAAGAGAATCTCGAGCAGCCCCAGACCACGCCGCACCGGTTAA
- a CDS encoding SDR family oxidoreductase, which yields MELTTAIAVVTGANRGFGRHLAAQLLDRGAKVYAAARRPESIDLPGAIPLRLDVTDPASVADAAATAADATLLINNAGVSTGQPLIGGDLDLIRAELETNFFGTLAATRAFAPVIEANGGGAVLNVLSVLSWLHPAAYGSYSAGKAAAWALTNATREQLAPRGITVTGLHVGYMDTDMAAAVPADRKTDPALVAKLALDAVAAGAPEVLGDDLTRSVKASLAGTPA from the coding sequence ATGGAACTCACTACCGCCATCGCTGTCGTCACCGGTGCCAACCGCGGCTTCGGCCGTCACCTCGCCGCCCAGCTGCTCGACCGCGGCGCCAAGGTCTACGCCGCGGCCCGCCGCCCGGAGTCGATCGACCTGCCCGGCGCCATCCCGCTGCGCCTCGACGTCACCGACCCGGCCTCGGTCGCCGACGCCGCCGCGACCGCCGCCGACGCCACCCTGCTGATCAACAACGCCGGCGTCTCCACCGGCCAGCCCCTGATCGGCGGCGACCTGGACCTCATCCGCGCCGAGCTGGAGACCAACTTCTTCGGTACGCTCGCCGCCACCCGCGCCTTCGCCCCGGTGATCGAGGCGAACGGCGGGGGAGCGGTGCTGAACGTTCTCTCCGTGCTGTCCTGGCTGCACCCGGCCGCCTACGGTTCGTACTCCGCGGGCAAGGCCGCCGCCTGGGCGCTGACCAACGCCACCCGCGAGCAACTCGCCCCCCGTGGCATCACGGTGACCGGGTTGCACGTGGGCTACATGGACACCGACATGGCCGCCGCGGTGCCCGCCGACCGCAAGACCGACCCGGCCCTGGTCGCGAAGCTCGCCCTGGACGCGGTCGCCGCCGGAGCCCCGGAGGTCCTCGGCGACGACCTGACCCGCTCCGTGAAGGCGAGCCTTGCCGGAACCCCCGCCTGA
- a CDS encoding MFS transporter, with amino-acid sequence MVTSKARWFALAALCFCTLAVGLDGTVLSVALPTLARDLDASTGDLQWFTNSYLLVLAAALLPAGMLGDRFGRKRFLLGALAVFGAASAWCAYATTSGQLITARAALGLASAVIMALIGAVLAVVFDEQSRPRALSIWITANALGIPLGPLLGGWLLDHFWWGSVFLINLPIVVFGLLAIVAWVPESHGDRTRRLDLPGVLLSAIGLVGLTYGIIEAGERSLTDPRALGVLTGGLVALLALVLWQRRAATPLIDLDLFRSRGFTGGSVLATVASFSFFGLLFALPQLFQAVGGEDSFGSGLRLLPVIGGLLVGARLADKLVARFGVRLVVGAGLALIAGALLAGSRTGADTGYGYVAAWITVAGIGLGFTLPPSMNAAIGALTPSRGGVGNGLIQAMRQVGSAIGVAVLGTVLNSGYRDRVDAAGLPAAARDSAASGVAVARQSGDLGMLDAVRHAFTHGMDAALVTTGVVAAAGVLLVLILPRRTRRPAGTPEPTVLAESGV; translated from the coding sequence ATGGTTACTTCCAAAGCGCGCTGGTTTGCGCTCGCCGCCCTCTGTTTCTGCACGCTCGCGGTCGGGCTCGACGGCACGGTGCTCAGCGTCGCGCTGCCGACCCTGGCCCGTGACCTCGACGCCTCCACCGGCGACTTGCAGTGGTTCACCAACTCCTACCTGCTGGTCCTGGCCGCCGCCCTGCTGCCGGCCGGGATGCTCGGCGACCGGTTCGGCCGCAAGCGATTCCTGCTCGGCGCCCTGGCGGTGTTCGGCGCCGCGTCCGCCTGGTGCGCCTACGCGACCACCAGCGGCCAGCTGATCACCGCCCGCGCCGCGCTCGGTCTCGCCTCGGCGGTGATCATGGCGCTGATCGGCGCGGTGCTCGCCGTCGTCTTCGACGAGCAGAGCCGTCCGCGCGCGCTGAGCATCTGGATCACCGCGAACGCGCTCGGCATCCCGCTCGGCCCGCTGCTCGGCGGCTGGCTGCTCGACCACTTCTGGTGGGGCTCGGTCTTCCTGATCAACCTGCCGATCGTGGTGTTCGGCCTGCTGGCCATCGTCGCCTGGGTGCCCGAGTCGCACGGCGACCGGACTCGTCGCCTCGACCTGCCGGGCGTGCTGCTCTCCGCGATCGGGCTGGTCGGCCTCACCTACGGGATCATCGAGGCCGGCGAGCGCAGCCTGACCGACCCGCGCGCGCTCGGCGTGCTCACCGGGGGACTGGTCGCCCTGCTGGCCCTGGTCCTGTGGCAGCGCCGGGCGGCGACGCCGCTGATCGACCTCGACCTGTTCCGCTCCCGCGGCTTCACCGGCGGGTCGGTGCTCGCCACGGTCGCCAGCTTCTCCTTCTTCGGCCTGCTCTTCGCGCTGCCGCAGCTGTTCCAGGCGGTCGGCGGCGAGGACTCGTTCGGCTCCGGCCTGCGCCTGCTCCCGGTGATCGGCGGGCTGCTGGTCGGCGCCCGGCTCGCCGACAAACTGGTCGCCCGGTTCGGCGTCCGCCTGGTCGTCGGCGCCGGTCTGGCACTGATCGCCGGCGCGTTGCTGGCCGGTTCGCGCACCGGAGCGGACACCGGATACGGCTACGTCGCCGCCTGGATCACGGTGGCCGGGATCGGGCTCGGCTTCACCCTGCCACCGTCCATGAACGCGGCCATCGGCGCGCTCACCCCGTCCCGCGGCGGCGTCGGCAACGGTCTGATCCAGGCCATGCGCCAGGTCGGCAGCGCGATCGGCGTGGCGGTGCTCGGCACCGTGCTGAACTCGGGGTACCGCGACCGGGTCGACGCCGCCGGACTCCCGGCCGCGGCCCGCGACAGTGCCGCCTCCGGGGTCGCCGTCGCGAGGCAGTCCGGCGATCTCGGGATGCTCGACGCGGTGCGGCACGCGTTCACCCACGGCATGGACGCCGCGCTGGTCACCACCGGTGTGGTCGCCGCCGCCGGGGTGCTGCTGGTGCTGATCCTGCCCCGGCGCACCCGCCGCCCGGCCGGGACGCCGGAACCGACGGTGCTGGCAGAATCGGGGGTATGA
- a CDS encoding TetR/AcrR family transcriptional regulator — translation MGRVSQAQARENRERIVATAAGLFRERGIAGVSVADISAAAGLTHGGFYKQFESKDALVTEAIGYAFAEQATRLTETGARDGRRALLDAYLSIGHRDEPAAGCPTAGFAGDVARAAGGEPARDAYAEGVEAYARMLGTTGEPDLAAVSTMVGALLLARATAGTALSERILTAARDSLAERETLLE, via the coding sequence ATGGGACGGGTATCGCAGGCACAGGCCAGGGAGAACCGGGAGCGGATCGTCGCGACGGCGGCCGGGCTGTTCCGGGAGCGGGGGATCGCCGGGGTGAGCGTGGCCGACATCAGCGCCGCGGCGGGGCTGACGCACGGCGGGTTCTACAAGCAGTTCGAGTCCAAGGACGCGCTGGTCACGGAGGCTATCGGGTACGCCTTCGCGGAGCAGGCCACGCGCCTGACGGAGACCGGCGCACGAGACGGGCGGCGAGCGCTGCTGGACGCGTACCTCAGCATCGGTCATCGGGACGAGCCCGCCGCGGGCTGCCCGACCGCCGGATTCGCCGGCGATGTCGCCCGCGCAGCGGGCGGCGAGCCGGCCCGCGACGCCTACGCCGAGGGGGTCGAGGCCTACGCGCGGATGCTCGGCACGACCGGCGAACCGGATCTGGCCGCGGTCAGCACCATGGTCGGTGCGCTGCTCCTGGCCCGGGCCACCGCCGGTACGGCACTCTCCGAGCGGATCCTCACCGCGGCCCGTGACTCGCTAGCCGAGCGGGAGACCCTTCTGGAGTAG
- a CDS encoding discoidin domain-containing protein: MRIHGGWWARTAAALVICLIAGAAVALHRPAPAAAPAAPDPHAGHIMPRAVPVAVTTPLPLPRTGWTVTADSGQSTAARVLDGDSATAWLSGTGALPHRVALDTGNRVAVSGLTYLPRPGVANGRIGQYRVEISDDGTTWSAAATGTFADDATLKTVTFTTVITRFVRLVAVTEAGGRSTRSAAAEINLLGGTDPALPRTGWTVAADSEETAAENGAAANALDGNTASIWHTAWSVAPAAPLPHTFTVDMKVTNLVSGLSYLPRQDGTRNGLIGQYRIETSTDGVTWGPSAATGAFIDSQDAQTVTFAPALARFIRLTALSEAGNRGPWSSAAEINVLGRTDPTLARTGWTATTDSEETAAENGRVANVLDGDPATIWHSAWSVAPVPALPHTVTIDLHGSALVGGLAYLPRPAASGNGRIGRYQIATSTDGTTWTDRLTGGTFADSPARQTVIFPPAPARYVRLTALSEAGNRGPWSSAAELDLLGPSGSVVPKRGVWSAPVGFPLVPVAAAQLPNGKILTWSAFRPDSFGGGGGLTMTATYDPATGVVTQRTVTDTGHDMFCPGISALPDGRILVTGGNNSEKTSIYDPATDAWTSGPAMTTPRGYQASATLGDGRVFTIGGSWSGGWGGYNGSPHKAGEVWSPSTGWTALPGADAAPMLTADANPNGDYRKDNHAWLFAWSGGKVLQAGPSKAMNWYTTSGTGGVSPAGVRGDDGDAMNGNAVMYDTGKILTVGGAPNYENNNATANAYVLSVDGSAVTTRKVAPMANTRAFHNSVVLPDGKVAVFGGENYPVPFSDNTAVLSAELFDPATETFTTLSAAAIPRTYHSVALLMPDGRVFTGGGGLCGEGCAANHFDAEIFTPPYLLTEDGKPAARPSITTAPATAANGAKITVSTDRAVKSFAIVRMGTATHSVDTDQRRLSLPPAAVTGGYQLTIPSDPGIALPGYWMLFALDAKGVPSVAKTIRIG; this comes from the coding sequence ATGCGTATCCATGGTGGGTGGTGGGCCAGAACGGCGGCCGCCCTGGTCATATGTCTGATCGCCGGTGCCGCGGTGGCGCTGCACCGGCCCGCGCCGGCCGCTGCGCCGGCGGCGCCGGACCCGCACGCCGGGCACATCATGCCGCGAGCCGTGCCGGTGGCGGTGACCACGCCGTTGCCGCTGCCGCGTACCGGCTGGACGGTGACGGCGGACAGCGGGCAGTCGACGGCGGCCCGGGTGCTCGACGGGGACAGCGCGACCGCGTGGCTGAGCGGGACCGGGGCGCTGCCGCACCGGGTGGCGCTGGACACCGGCAACCGGGTGGCGGTCAGCGGGCTCACCTACCTGCCCCGGCCCGGCGTGGCGAACGGCCGGATCGGGCAGTACCGGGTGGAGATCAGTGACGACGGGACGACCTGGAGCGCCGCGGCCACCGGCACGTTCGCCGACGACGCGACGCTGAAGACGGTCACCTTCACCACGGTGATCACCCGGTTCGTCCGGCTGGTCGCGGTGACCGAGGCGGGCGGGCGCAGCACCCGCTCGGCGGCCGCGGAGATCAACCTGCTCGGCGGCACCGACCCGGCCCTGCCGCGGACCGGGTGGACCGTGGCGGCCGACAGCGAGGAGACCGCCGCGGAGAACGGCGCCGCCGCGAACGCCCTGGACGGCAACACCGCCTCCATCTGGCACACCGCGTGGAGCGTGGCGCCGGCCGCGCCGCTGCCGCACACGTTCACCGTGGACATGAAGGTCACCAACCTGGTGTCCGGGCTCAGCTACCTGCCCCGGCAGGACGGCACCCGCAACGGGCTGATCGGCCAGTACCGGATCGAGACCAGCACCGACGGCGTCACCTGGGGACCGTCGGCGGCCACCGGGGCGTTCATCGACAGCCAGGACGCGCAGACGGTCACGTTCGCACCGGCGCTGGCCCGGTTCATCCGGCTCACCGCGCTCTCCGAGGCAGGCAACCGGGGTCCGTGGAGCAGCGCCGCCGAGATCAATGTGCTCGGCCGGACCGACCCGACCCTGGCCCGCACCGGGTGGACGGCGACGACCGACAGCGAGGAGACCGCCGCGGAGAACGGCCGGGTGGCCAACGTGCTGGACGGCGACCCGGCCACCATCTGGCACAGCGCGTGGAGCGTCGCGCCGGTCCCGGCCCTGCCGCACACCGTGACGATCGACCTGCACGGCTCGGCGCTGGTCGGCGGGCTCGCCTACCTGCCCCGCCCGGCCGCGTCGGGCAACGGCCGGATCGGGCGGTACCAGATCGCGACCTCGACCGACGGCACGACCTGGACGGACCGGCTGACCGGTGGGACGTTCGCGGACAGCCCGGCCCGCCAGACGGTGATCTTCCCACCCGCTCCGGCCCGGTACGTACGGTTGACCGCGCTGTCCGAGGCGGGGAACCGGGGACCGTGGAGCAGTGCGGCGGAGCTGGATCTGCTGGGCCCGAGCGGGTCGGTGGTCCCGAAGCGTGGGGTGTGGAGTGCCCCGGTCGGTTTCCCGCTGGTCCCGGTGGCCGCCGCGCAACTCCCGAACGGCAAGATCCTGACGTGGTCGGCGTTCCGGCCGGACTCGTTCGGCGGCGGCGGTGGGCTGACGATGACGGCCACCTACGACCCGGCGACCGGGGTGGTCACCCAGCGGACGGTGACCGACACCGGGCACGACATGTTCTGTCCCGGGATCTCCGCGCTCCCGGACGGCCGGATTCTCGTGACCGGTGGCAACAACAGTGAGAAGACCAGCATCTACGACCCGGCCACGGACGCCTGGACCAGCGGGCCGGCCATGACGACGCCGCGGGGGTATCAGGCGAGCGCGACGCTGGGTGACGGGCGGGTGTTCACGATCGGTGGGTCGTGGAGCGGTGGCTGGGGTGGCTACAACGGGAGTCCGCACAAGGCCGGTGAGGTGTGGTCGCCGTCGACGGGCTGGACGGCGTTGCCCGGGGCGGACGCGGCGCCGATGCTGACGGCCGACGCGAACCCGAACGGGGACTATCGCAAGGACAACCATGCCTGGCTGTTCGCCTGGTCCGGGGGGAAGGTGTTGCAGGCCGGCCCGAGCAAGGCGATGAACTGGTACACCACCAGCGGCACCGGCGGGGTCAGCCCGGCCGGGGTGCGGGGTGACGACGGGGACGCGATGAACGGCAACGCCGTCATGTACGACACCGGCAAGATCCTGACGGTGGGTGGCGCGCCGAACTACGAGAACAACAACGCCACGGCGAACGCGTACGTGCTCAGCGTCGACGGGTCGGCGGTCACCACCCGCAAGGTCGCGCCGATGGCGAACACCCGGGCGTTCCACAACAGCGTGGTGCTGCCCGACGGCAAGGTCGCGGTCTTCGGCGGGGAGAACTATCCGGTGCCGTTCTCGGACAACACCGCCGTCCTCAGTGCCGAGTTGTTCGACCCGGCGACCGAGACGTTCACGACGTTGTCGGCGGCGGCGATCCCGCGGACCTATCACAGCGTGGCGCTGCTGATGCCGGACGGCCGGGTCTTCACCGGCGGTGGCGGGCTGTGCGGCGAGGGCTGCGCGGCGAACCACTTCGACGCGGAGATCTTCACCCCGCCGTACCTGCTCACCGAGGACGGCAAGCCGGCCGCCCGGCCGTCGATCACCACCGCCCCGGCCACCGCCGCGAACGGCGCGAAGATCACCGTCAGCACCGACCGGGCGGTCAAGTCCTTCGCCATCGTCCGCATGGGCACCGCGACGCACAGCGTCGACACCGACCAGCGCCGCCTGTCCCTGCCCCCGGCGGCGGTGACCGGTGGTTACCAGCTGACCATCCCGTCCGACCCGGGCATCGCCCTGCCGGGTTACTGGATGCTGTTCGCCCTGGACGCCAAGGGCGTTCCGAGCGTCGCCAAGACCATCCGTATCGGCTGA
- a CDS encoding zinc finger Ran-binding domain-containing protein, with translation MKCEVCGLDNDPSLDYCDNCEHPLREAPTAVVPVPRSAAPRSPAPRPVPVAARDEDDEVPAEDGFQDRLVEPRPLARPVLVGVAVLTLAGAVSGVALARRHSDTPDGPPGVVVAESSVATVPSTDDPATTSPTVAAADPQAQGAAMDQLLDRSKRSRDKLNRAIKSVEGCTGLAGAISGLREAGDERGAERDTLAALDLSAFPAGEQARSALKSAFEHSLAADRYYVQWAEEKQRNGCRNTAATRRLDAAADDKSTAAGEAKEEFLAVWNPIAQQLGLPIRDRQGI, from the coding sequence ATGAAGTGCGAGGTCTGCGGATTGGACAACGACCCGTCGCTCGACTATTGCGACAATTGCGAGCATCCGCTGCGGGAGGCTCCGACGGCCGTCGTTCCCGTCCCGCGGTCCGCGGCGCCGCGGTCGCCGGCGCCGCGGCCGGTTCCGGTCGCCGCGCGGGACGAGGACGACGAGGTGCCGGCCGAGGACGGCTTCCAGGACCGGCTGGTCGAGCCCCGGCCGCTGGCCCGTCCGGTGCTGGTGGGCGTCGCCGTGCTCACGCTGGCCGGCGCGGTCAGCGGGGTCGCGCTGGCGCGGCGGCACAGCGACACCCCGGACGGCCCGCCCGGTGTCGTGGTGGCCGAGAGCAGCGTCGCCACGGTTCCGTCGACCGATGATCCGGCGACGACGTCGCCGACCGTGGCGGCCGCCGACCCGCAGGCGCAGGGCGCGGCGATGGACCAGCTCCTGGACCGCAGCAAGCGTAGCCGGGACAAGCTGAACCGGGCGATCAAGTCGGTCGAGGGCTGCACCGGCCTGGCCGGCGCGATCAGCGGGCTGCGCGAGGCCGGCGACGAGCGCGGCGCCGAGCGCGACACGCTGGCGGCTCTCGACCTGTCCGCCTTCCCGGCCGGGGAACAGGCCCGGAGCGCCCTGAAATCGGCGTTCGAGCATTCTCTCGCCGCCGACCGGTATTACGTGCAATGGGCGGAGGAAAAGCAGCGGAACGGTTGCCGGAATACCGCTGCCACCCGTCGTCTCGACGCCGCCGCCGACGATAAGTCGACGGCCGCCGGCGAGGCGAAAGAGGAATTCCTGGCGGTCTGGAATCCGATCGCCCAGCAGCTGGGTCTGCCGATTCGCGACCGGCAGGGCATCTAA